From a region of the Impatiens glandulifera chromosome 4, dImpGla2.1, whole genome shotgun sequence genome:
- the LOC124936579 gene encoding transcription factor VOZ1-like isoform X2: MGKGTMNGVSKSVSHKLYKDRAKNRVDDLQGMLTDLQSARKESRTVDMTVLEEQVNQMLREWKAELNEPSPAPSLQQDGSHGSFSSEIYRLLHMGEEEDDATSTLAVPKLESDNKKPVFEEGLQQPTIQFVDEFKGSPSGVNNLCFNSQLDYQPYELLQDVETNYLSFNDMVLCGEDGIHQIICPPPSAFLGPKCALWDCPRPAQECQSYCSNFHAALAMIEGPPGMTPVLRPGGIGLKDGLLFAALTAKAEGKDAGIPECEGAATTKSPWNAPELFDITVLEGETIREWLFFDKPRRAFESGNRKQRSLPDYYGRGWHESRKQIMNEFGGLKRSYYMDPQPRKDFEWHLYEYEISKCNVCALYRLEFKQVDGKKITKSKITKTNDSVADLQKQMGRLTAEFPFDNKRASKGRSSNTNTNSKAVGIGNPNSASDVIEPYGDYLT, from the exons ATGGGTAAAGGTACGATGAACGGAGTATCAAAGTCCGTGTCACATAAACTCTACAAAGACAGAGCAAAGAATCGTGTCGATGATCTTCAAGGTATGTTAACAGATCTACAATCAGCGAGGAAGGAGAGTCGCACGGTTGATATGACGGTACTGGAAGAACAGGTTAATCAGATGCTTCGTGAATGGAAGGCTGAACTTAACGAACCTTCTCCAGCTCCTTCTTTACAGCAG GATGGAAGTCATGGTTCGTTTTCCTCGGAAATTTATAGGTTGCTGCATATGGGTGAGGAAGAAGATGATGCTACTAGTACTCTAGCTGTTCCTAAGCTTGAATCAGACAATAAAAAACCTGTCTTTGAAGAG GGGTTACAGCAACCAACAATTCAATTTGTCGATGAGTTTAAAGGCTCCCCTTCAGGAGTGAATAACTTGTGTTTTAATTCTCAGTTGGACTATCAACCATATGAGTTACTTCAAGATGTCGAAACCAATTATCTTAGTTTTAATGATATGGTTCTGTGTGGAGAGGATGGTATTCATCAAATTATATGCCCTCCACCTTCTGCATTCTTGGGTCCAAAATGTGCACTTTGGGATTGTCCAAGGCCAGCTCAAGAATGCCAATCCTATTGCAGTAACTTTCATGCAGCTTTAGCGATGATTGAGGGTCCACCTGGTATGACTCCTGTTCTTCGTCCTGGAGGTATTGGGCTGAAAGATGGTTTACTTTTTGCTGCGTTAACTGCAAAAGCAGAAGGTAAAGATGCTGGCATTCCCGAGTGTGAAGGGGCAGCAACTACAAAGTCCCCGTGGAATGCTCCTG AGCTCTTTGATATAACTGTTCTTGAAGGCGAAACAATTAGAGAATGGCTATTTTTTGACAAACCTCGAAGGGCATTTGAGAGTGGGAATAGAAAGCAAAGGTCACTACCGGACTACTATGGACGAGGCTGGCATGAATCAAGGAAGCAAATAATGAATGAATTTGGGGGGCTTAAGAGATCGTACTATATGGATCCACAACCTAGAAAAGACTTTGAATGGCATCTATATGAGTATGAGATCAGTAAATGTAATGTTTGTGCATTGTATAGGCTGGAATTTAAGCAAGTTGATGGGAAGAAAATTACGAAATCAAAGATAACCAAAACAAATGATTCAGTTGCTGATCTGCAGAAGCAAATGGGAAGACTTACTGCTGAATTTCCCTTTGACAATAAACGGGCTTCCAAAGGGAGGAGTtcgaatacaaatacaaattcaAAGGCGGTTGGTATTGGGAATCCTAATTCCGCAAGTGATGTGATTGAACCTTATGGTGATTACTTAACTTAG
- the LOC124936916 gene encoding protein NUCLEAR FUSION DEFECTIVE 6, mitochondrial-like isoform X1, with protein sequence MSASVAAAVRSSVRSAALNLAGRAKPKSSMSGLPSPSQKSLSPRIFRLTRSPVEMGSVSVVSMLPYHSATASALLNSMLSATPQSFGWTFDGCIDDA encoded by the exons ATGTCTGCTTCCGTCGCCGCCGCCGTGAGATCCTCCGTTAGAAGCGCAGCACTGAATCTCGCTGGCCGCGCAAAACCCAAATCTTCTATGTCGGGTTTGCCTTCTCCATCGCAAAAATCACTGTCTCCTCGAATTTTCAG GTTAACTAGATCTCCAGTAGAAATGGGCAGCGTCTCTGTTGTGTCTATGCTTCCATACCACTCGGCCACTGCTTCTGCGTTGCTCAATTCGATGCTCTCTGCTACTCCACAGTCCTTTGGTTGGACATTTGATG GTTGCATTGATGATGCATGA
- the LOC124936916 gene encoding protein NUCLEAR FUSION DEFECTIVE 6, mitochondrial-like isoform X2: MSASVAAAVRSSVRSAALNLAGRAKPKSSMSGLPSPSQKSLSPRIFRLTRSPVEMGSVSVVSMLPYHSATASALLNSMLSATPQSFGWTFDGS; this comes from the exons ATGTCTGCTTCCGTCGCCGCCGCCGTGAGATCCTCCGTTAGAAGCGCAGCACTGAATCTCGCTGGCCGCGCAAAACCCAAATCTTCTATGTCGGGTTTGCCTTCTCCATCGCAAAAATCACTGTCTCCTCGAATTTTCAG GTTAACTAGATCTCCAGTAGAAATGGGCAGCGTCTCTGTTGTGTCTATGCTTCCATACCACTCGGCCACTGCTTCTGCGTTGCTCAATTCGATGCTCTCTGCTACTCCACAGTCCTTTGGTTGGACATTTGATG GTTCGTGA
- the LOC124936579 gene encoding transcription factor VOZ1-like isoform X1, with protein MGKGTMNGVSKSVSHKLYKDRAKNRVDDLQGMLTDLQSARKESRTVDMTVLEEQVNQMLREWKAELNEPSPAPSLQQDGSHGSFSSEIYRLLHMGEEEDDATSTLAVPKLESDNKKPVFEEGFNGIQGLQQPTIQFVDEFKGSPSGVNNLCFNSQLDYQPYELLQDVETNYLSFNDMVLCGEDGIHQIICPPPSAFLGPKCALWDCPRPAQECQSYCSNFHAALAMIEGPPGMTPVLRPGGIGLKDGLLFAALTAKAEGKDAGIPECEGAATTKSPWNAPELFDITVLEGETIREWLFFDKPRRAFESGNRKQRSLPDYYGRGWHESRKQIMNEFGGLKRSYYMDPQPRKDFEWHLYEYEISKCNVCALYRLEFKQVDGKKITKSKITKTNDSVADLQKQMGRLTAEFPFDNKRASKGRSSNTNTNSKAVGIGNPNSASDVIEPYGDYLT; from the exons ATGGGTAAAGGTACGATGAACGGAGTATCAAAGTCCGTGTCACATAAACTCTACAAAGACAGAGCAAAGAATCGTGTCGATGATCTTCAAGGTATGTTAACAGATCTACAATCAGCGAGGAAGGAGAGTCGCACGGTTGATATGACGGTACTGGAAGAACAGGTTAATCAGATGCTTCGTGAATGGAAGGCTGAACTTAACGAACCTTCTCCAGCTCCTTCTTTACAGCAG GATGGAAGTCATGGTTCGTTTTCCTCGGAAATTTATAGGTTGCTGCATATGGGTGAGGAAGAAGATGATGCTACTAGTACTCTAGCTGTTCCTAAGCTTGAATCAGACAATAAAAAACCTGTCTTTGAAGAG GGTTTCAATGGGATTCAGGGGTTACAGCAACCAACAATTCAATTTGTCGATGAGTTTAAAGGCTCCCCTTCAGGAGTGAATAACTTGTGTTTTAATTCTCAGTTGGACTATCAACCATATGAGTTACTTCAAGATGTCGAAACCAATTATCTTAGTTTTAATGATATGGTTCTGTGTGGAGAGGATGGTATTCATCAAATTATATGCCCTCCACCTTCTGCATTCTTGGGTCCAAAATGTGCACTTTGGGATTGTCCAAGGCCAGCTCAAGAATGCCAATCCTATTGCAGTAACTTTCATGCAGCTTTAGCGATGATTGAGGGTCCACCTGGTATGACTCCTGTTCTTCGTCCTGGAGGTATTGGGCTGAAAGATGGTTTACTTTTTGCTGCGTTAACTGCAAAAGCAGAAGGTAAAGATGCTGGCATTCCCGAGTGTGAAGGGGCAGCAACTACAAAGTCCCCGTGGAATGCTCCTG AGCTCTTTGATATAACTGTTCTTGAAGGCGAAACAATTAGAGAATGGCTATTTTTTGACAAACCTCGAAGGGCATTTGAGAGTGGGAATAGAAAGCAAAGGTCACTACCGGACTACTATGGACGAGGCTGGCATGAATCAAGGAAGCAAATAATGAATGAATTTGGGGGGCTTAAGAGATCGTACTATATGGATCCACAACCTAGAAAAGACTTTGAATGGCATCTATATGAGTATGAGATCAGTAAATGTAATGTTTGTGCATTGTATAGGCTGGAATTTAAGCAAGTTGATGGGAAGAAAATTACGAAATCAAAGATAACCAAAACAAATGATTCAGTTGCTGATCTGCAGAAGCAAATGGGAAGACTTACTGCTGAATTTCCCTTTGACAATAAACGGGCTTCCAAAGGGAGGAGTtcgaatacaaatacaaattcaAAGGCGGTTGGTATTGGGAATCCTAATTCCGCAAGTGATGTGATTGAACCTTATGGTGATTACTTAACTTAG
- the LOC124936012 gene encoding uncharacterized protein At4g28440-like: MASPKQEQGGGGSSVSKPAMRKPVFVKVDQLKPGTNGHTLTVKVVSSNTVLNKKTRNGPLPNRPGTGGQTHIAECLIGDETGAILFTARNEQVELMKAGATVNIRNAKIDMFKGSMRLAVDKWGLVEVTEAADFAVKEDNNLSLIEYELVNVVQE; this comes from the exons ATGGCTTCACCAAAGCAGGAGCAAGGTGGAGGCGGAAGTTCTGTGTCGAAACCGGCAATGAGAAAGCCAGTATTCGTTAAGGTAGATCAATTGAAACCAGGTACAAATGGACACACACTCACTGTTAAGGTTGTCAGTTCCAACACAGTTTTGAACAAGAAAACCCGCAATGGTCCTCTCCCTAACCGACCCGGCACAGGTGGTCAGACCCACATCGCCGAGTGCTTAATTGGTGACGAAACCGGGGCTATTCTCTTCACTGCCCGCAACGAGCAAG TTGAGCTGATGAAAGCAGGTGCGACTGTGAATATTCGCAATGCAAAGATTGATATGTTCAAAGGGTCAATGAGGCTGGCGGTAGACAAGTGGGGACTCGTTGAGGTGACGGAGGCTGCAGATTTTGCGGTTAAAGAGGATAATAACCTGTCTTTGATCGAGTATGAATTGGTAAATGTGGTTCAGGAATGA
- the LOC124933584 gene encoding glutamate receptor 2.7-like: MEIAATQQFNNSISLRFIIAGNPLQAAQVAAKAIIEDKKVDVIIGMETWEETALVAEVGNQARIPVISFASSSIGSILSPIQWPFLVRMSTNASSEAQCIASIIHSFQWRRIIVIYELDRYGNDGGALAALSYHLGRVNSNIIDYLILPTFSSLSNPGEFIRREFAKLLVNQTPPRIFVTLRLSLQMAAQLFHEAKLVGLMNFDSAWLLSSSVSDLLESADASLISNMEGALGVKNYYPENTFELKRFKREFKKAFRITYPDEDISEPGIHALRAYDSINLVGNATINRNDTNGKLIDKILSSNFTGLSGTIHFHKGELSARPVFSIVNVVGKRYKELGFWSSNSGFSDRPFDNLGSNSMEIWSDLVSWPQNLTIAAGLINCTKATVPNPIKIGIPTKTVFDKYVKVNMSNKESQPTGFCIDVFQNALQILEKKHVPFPPHVFCPYEGTYDKLVDQVANNVFDVVVGDVTILSDRLQKVDFSLPFAESYLTLLAPVTPRTDDQWLFFKTFSNELWLSTCFIFFYNVVIVWILEHRDNPEFEGPWYKQLGTALWFTYCSIYYVHGSKTHKSYTKIVLAVWFFVVMALTATFTSILSAAITVDKLRPEVTDVEWLREHNSTVGCDEGSFMTDYLVNVMKLQNENIKNISYELDYRSAFENRNITGAFLELPYAKAFLSEYCGGYKTTELPDRFGGFGFAFQKGSWMTSHFSEAILNMAEKGELKKMEDKWFPPSKECSSMLDSNNKAGRLSWISFQGLYLISIVTSSACCLIFTIRRLLLHCREACGGNLGLGLREKTRDYWNRFWSRLVSFLPPSVKRTFRGFRKEHKNSFDTSTNDQV, from the exons ATGGAAATCGCAGCCACTCAACAATTCAATAATTCTATTTCTCTTCGTTTTATCATCGCCGGCAACCCCCTTCAAGCTGCTCAGGTCGCCG CTAAGGCGATTATTGAAGACAAGAAGGTGGATGTCATAATTGGAATGGAGACATGGGAAGAAACAGCCTTAGTTGCCGAAGTTGGAAACCAAGCTAGAATCCCTGTTATATCCTTCGCTTCTTCGTCAATCGGTTCAATCTTATCGCCAATCCAATGGCCATTCCTCGTCCGAATGTCCACAAACGCTTCATCCGAAGCGCAATGCATCGCTTCCATTATCCACTCCTTCCAATGGCGGAGAATTATCGTAATCTATGAACTCGACCGATACGGAAACGACGGAGGAGCCCTAGCCGCTTTATCCTATCACCTCGGCCGCGTAAACTCCAATATAATTGATTATCTCATCCTCCCGACATTCTCGTCTTTGTCAAATCCAGGAGAATTTATAAGAAGAGAATTTGCAAAACTGTTGGTCAATCAAACACCCCCAAGAATCTTCGTCACGCTCCGGTTATCGCTACAAATGGCGGCTCAGCTTTTCCACGAAGCTAAGTTAGTCGGGCTAATGAATTTCGACTCGGCTTGGCTTTTGTCTAGCAGCGTCTCCGACTTACTAGAGTCCGCCGACGCGTCTCTTATTTCGAACATGGAAGGCGCTCTTGGAGTTAAAAACTATTATCCCGAGAATACTTTTGAATTAAAACGGTTTAAGCGCGAGTTTAAGAAGGCTTTTCGAATAACTTACCCCGATGAAGACATTTCGGAGCCAGGGATCCATGCATTGAGAGCCTACGATAGCATTAATCTCGTTGGGAATGCAACAATTAACCGTAATGACACTAACGGTAAACTAATCGATAAAATCTTATCAAGCAATTTCACCGGTTTAAGTGGAACCATTCACTTTCACAAGGGAGAGCTTTCAGCTCGTCCCGTTTTCTCCATTGTCAACGTTGTTGGAAAGCGATACAAAGAGCTCGGTTTTTGGTCATCTAACTCTGGTTTCTCCGACAGACCATTCGACAACCTCGGAAGCAACAGTATGGAAATATGGTCTGATTTAGTGAGCTGGCCACAAAACTTAACAATAGCAGCCGGTTTGATCAACTGCACGAAAGCAACAGTTCCAAACCCGATCAAGATTGGGATTCCAACCAAAACAGTTTTCGATAAGTACGTGAAGGTTAACATGTCGAACAAAGAATCCCAACCAACCGGTTTCTGCATCGACGTTTTCCAAAACGCGCTTCAGATTCTCGAAAAAAAACATGTCCCATTCCCGCCTCATGTTTTCTGCCCATACGAAGGAACATACGACAAACTCGTTGATCAAGTTGCGAACAACGTGTTCGATGTTGTGGTCGGGGATGTGACTATATTATCAGACAGATTACAGAAAGTGGATTTCAGCCTTCCTTTTGCTGAATCCTACTTGACATTGCTAGCTCCGGTTACTCCAAGAACAGATGATCAATGGCTGTTCTTCAAAACATTCAGCAATGAACTCTGGCTATCCACCtgctttatatttttctataatgtAGTGATAGTTTGGATTTTAGAACATAGGGATAATCCAGAATTTGAAGGGCCTTGGTATAAACAACTAGGGACTGCACTATGGTTCACATACTGTTCAATCTACTATGTTCATG GATCGAAGACTCACAAGAGTTATACCAAGATTGTCTTGGCGGTTTGGTTCTTCGTTGTGATGGCTTTAACAGCGACCTTCACGAGTATCCTGTCGGCTGCAATCACGGTTGATAAGTTAAGGCCAGAGGTAACAGATGTGGAATGGTTAAGAGAACACAATTCAACAGTTGGATGTGATGAAGGGTCTTTCATGACAGACTACTTGGTGAATGTAATGAAGCTCCAAAATGAAAACATCAAGAACATAAGCTATGAACTCGATTACAGAAGTGCATTCGAAAACAGGAATATAACCGGGGCATTCTTGGAACTCCCTTATGCTAAAGCTTTTCTATCGGAATACTGTGGTGGATACAAAACCACTGAACTTCCAGACAGATTTGGTGGATTTGGCTTT GCGTTTCAGAAAGGATCTTGGATGACATCTCACTTTTCAGAAGCAATTCTAAACATGGCAGAGAAAGGGGAATTGAAGAAAATGGAAGATAAATGGTTTCCTCCTTCAAAAGAGTGTTCATCTATGTTAGATTCAAACAACAAAGCTGGTAGATTAAGCTGGATTTCTTTTCAAGGACTTTACCTGATCTCCATCGTCACTTCTTCAGCTTGTTGCCTTATATTTACAATTCGACGACTTCTTCTCCATTGTCGCGAAGCTTGTGGAGGcaatttagggttagggttgcGTGAAAAAACTAGAGATTATTGGAATAGATTCTGGTCTAGATTGGTTAGTTTCTTACCTCCTTCGGTAAAGAGAACATTTAGAGGGTTTCGGAAAGAGCATAAGAACTCTTTTGATACTAGTACTAAcgatcaagtttaa